From the Pseudomonas syringae KCTC 12500 genome, the window CCGGCAACCCGATTGGCTGCGCAGCGGGCCTTGCGTCACTGGCGCAGATGACCGATGCCAACCTGTCCAGTTGGGGCGAGCAGCAGGAGCACGCCATCGTTTCACGCTATGAAGCCTGGCAGGCGAGCAAACTGTCGCCGTATCTGGGCAAGCTGACCGGTGTTGGCTGCATGCGCGGTATCGAACTGATCACGGCGGAGGGCGAGCCCGGCACCCGACAGCTCGCCGAGCTGCTGAGCTCAGCCAGGGACGCCGGGCTGCTGCTGATGCCCAGCGGCAAATCGCGGCATATTATCCGCCTGCTGATCCCGCTGACCATCGAGCCCGACGTGCTGCACGAAGGGCTGGATATTTTCGAGCGCTGCCTGGCGGCGCTGGCTTGAACCCGTACGGAGAAAACACCCTGATGAGCACAGCACGCTTTGCCGACCCGGATCAGATCCGCGCGGGTTTTTCTCGCGCCATGTCGCAGATGTACAAGCACGAAGTGCCGCTGTACGGGACGCTGATGGCGCTGGTGAGTGAAGTCAACGAACAGGTCATGACCCATGACAGCAGTGTGCTGGACAGCCTGCGCCAGACCGGTGAAATCCAGCGCCTGGACATGGAACGGCACGGTGCGATCCGCGTCGGCACGGCACAGGAACTGGCCACCCTCGCCCGCCTGTTCGCGGTCATGGGCATGCAGCCGGTGGGTTACTACGACCTGAGCGCGGCCGGCGTGCCGGTTCACTCCACCGCCTTTCGCGCCGTGCATGAGCAGGCGCTGCAGGTCAGTCCGTTTCGCGTGTTCACTTCGTTGCTGCGTCTGGAGCTGATCGAAAGCGACAGCCTGCGTGAATTCGCCGGTCAGGTGCTGGGCAAACGCAATATCTTCACGCCCGGCGCCCTGGCGTTAATCGACAAGCATGAAGCAGACGGCGGCTTGAGCGAAGCCGATGCGTCCGAGTTCATTCAGCAGGCGCTGGAAACCTTTCGCTGGCACAACACGGCGACGGTTTCGCTGGACGACTATCAGAAGCTGAACACTCAGCATCGCCTGATCGTTGATGTGGTGGCGTTTCGAGGTCCGCATATCAACCACCTGACGCCACGTACGCTGGACATCGATGCGGTTCAGGCCGGCATGCCTGGCAAGGGCATCACACCCAAAGCGGTGGTTGAAGGGCCGCCACGTCGCCAATGTCCGATCCTGCTGCGCCAGACCAGTTTCAAGGCGCTGGAAGAACCGATTGCCTTCATCGGCCAGGGTGACAGTCAGTCAGGTAGCCACTCGGCACGCTTCGGCGAGATCGAACAGCGTGGCGCTGCACTGACGCCCAAAGGCCGTGAGCTGTATGACCGGCTGCTGAACGATGCCCGCGAAGCGCTGGGCGAGTTCCCCAATGAGGCTAATGCCGTTCGCTATGCCGGGCTGCTGGAAGAAACGTTCAAAGCGTTTCCGGACAGCCACGCTGAAATGCGCAGGCAGGGTCTGGCCTACTTTCGCTATTTCCCGACCGAGTCAGGCATTTCCGCGCGCGCATCCGGCAGTCTGGAGCAGCTTGTCGAAGCAGGTCATGTGCGCTTCGAGCCACTGGTGTACGAAGACTTTTTGCCGGTCAGTGCGGCGGGCATCTTCCAGTCCAATCTGGGCGATAACGCACAGGCGCATTACGCGACGAATTCAAATCAGCAGGATTTCGAGCGGGCGCTGGGACGCGGGACGCTCAACGAACTGGACCTGTATGCCGACACCCAACGGCGTTCCCTGGAGAGATGCGCCAGGGAACTGGAACTGAGCAGTCCCGCCTGCTAATTAGTGGGAGCTTGCTCGCGAAGATGATGTTTCAGGCGATGCTTTTTTGGCGCCCATACCGAATCTTTCGCGAACAAGTTCGCTCCTACGGCCTTCGGCCAGAATCAAACGCGCACTTGTGTATAACGATGAGCGCTCTGCGTCACATTCCCGGTTCGCTACCCCTTGTCCAGAAGGCCGTCTTGGTTCTGCCCAACGGGCGTAGTAGCGGACTTGTCCGCGAAGGGGCCGCAAGCCTTCCCGAAAATATATCGCCTGAAACATCGTTTTCGCGAACAAGTTCGCTCCTGCGGCCTTCGGCCAGAATCAAAAGCGGACTTGTGTATAACGATGAGCGCTCTGCGTCACATTCCCGGTTCGCTACCCCTTGTCCAGAAGGCCGTCTTGGTTCTGCACAACGGGCGTAGGAGCGGACTTGTCCGCGAAGGGGCCGCAAGCCTTCCCGAGAATGTATCGCCTGAAACGTCGTCTTCGCGAACAAGTTCGCTCCTACGGCCTTCGGCCAGAATTAAAAGCGCACTTGTGCATAATGATGAGCGCTCTGCGTCACATTCCCGGTTCGCGACCCCTTGTCCAGAAGGCCGTCTTGGTTCTGCCCAACGGGCGTAGGAGCGGACTTGTCCGCGAAGGGGCCGCAAGCCTTCCCGAAAATATATCGCCTGAAACATCGTTTTCGCGAACAAGTTCGCTCCTACGGCCTTCGGCCAGAATCAAAAGCGGACTTGTGTATAACGATGAGCGCGCTGCGTCACATTCCCGGTTCGCTACCCCTTGTCCAGAAGGCCGTCTTGGTTCTGCCCAACGGGCGTAGGAGCGGACTTGTCCGCGAAGGGGCCGCAAGCCTTCCCGAAAATATATCGCCTGAAACATCGTCTTCGCGAACAAGTTCGCTTGTATGGTAAGACTTGAAGGGAGGAGGAGGGACTTAGTTCGCTTCTGACTGTTCGCGCAGTACAGACCCGTAGGAGATTTCACCCCTCCTCCTTTCACCCAAGCGCCGATAAAGAATGCTTAAGGCTCACAACCTACGATAGAAACAAGCCTGCGCCTCTGGGTGGCCCCTTCAAGTCTGTAAACCTTATCCCCGAGGAGGCGTTATGGCAATGCGGGTTACTCTGGAAAAACCGATCATCGGTGTAGATGTCGCCAAGAATGAGCTGGTGATCTACCACGATCAATATGATCGACTTGAGGCAATCCCCAATACCAAAGTCGCCATCACCCAATGGCTGAAGGCCTTGGCGAGCAGCTGCGCCATCGCCATCGAAGCCACTAACGTCTATCACGTCCTGTTCGCGGATGCGGCCCACGAAGCAGGCTGTGACATTTATATGGTGGATGGCTATCAGCTCAGTCATTACCGTAAAGGCGTCAACATACGCGCCAAAACCGATGCCCAAGATGCTCGTTTGTTGGCCCGATACCTGAAAAACGAGCTTGATGAGTTGCGGCCCTGGATACCTGCGAGCCCGCTTTATCGGCAGCTTCTGAGCCTGTTCCGACGTCGTGCAGCCTTGGTTCAGGCTCGTACTGGCCTGGTGCAAAGCTGGACCAACGAGCCTTTTCTGAGAACAGCGTTCGCCAATCAGGTCAACTCGATGAAACGATTTGAGGCGCTCGTTGAAAAGAAGATTCGCGATGTACTGCAGGAAGCCGGTCTGATGAGGCAGGTCAACCGCTGTATGAAAGTAGAAGGGATCGGCTTTCTGACTGCAGCTCGTTTGGTCACTTCTTTTCAGCGAGGCGAGTTCAGCGGAGCGAACGCCTTTATCGCGTTTCTTGGGCTGGACCTGAGAGTATCCAAATCAGGGCAAAGTGATGGACCTCGTCGATTGACCAAACGCGGCGATCCAGAAGCCCGACGGTTGCTGCACAACGCGGCTATGTCCGGGAGCCGTACGCCGGCCTGGAAGCCTTTTTATGAAGAGCAGAGAAAGCGTGGCTTTAGTACAACTCAAGCGCTGGTCATGCTCTCCCGAAAGTTGGCTCGAGTAGTCTTCGCTCTGTTAAAGAACCAGAGCGAATATCAAACAAAAGTGGCTTGAGGGCTTTGCCAAAACCATAGAATCTCCTACGGCCTTCGGCCAGAATCAAACGCGCACTTGTGTATAACGATGAGCGCGCTGCGTCACATTCCCGGTTCGCTACCCCTTGGGCAAAAGGCCGTTTTGATTCTGCCCAACGGGCGTAGGAGCGGACTTGTCCGCGAAGGGGCCTCAAGCCTTCCCGAGAATGTATCGCCTGAAACGTCGTCTTCGCGAACAAGTTCGCTCCTACGGCCTTCGGCCAGAATCAAAAGCGCATTTGTGTATAACGATGAGCGCGCTGCGTCACATTCCCGGTTCGCTACCCCTTGGGCAAAAGGCCGTTTTGATTCTGCCCAACGGGCGTAGGAGCGGACTTGTCCGCGAAGGGGCCGCAAGCCTTCACGAGAATGTATCGCCTGAAACATCGTTTTCGCGAACAAGTTCGCTCCTACGGCCTTCGGCCAGAATCAAAAGCGCACTTGTGCATAATGATGAGCGCGCTGCGTCACATTCCGGGGCGTTCTGTGTTCTGTTTAAAGCAACGATAAATAAAATTCGCAATATTGGTGTGCAACCTCGTGCTATGCATACTGCGGTTGCGTGTGGACAGCAAAGTGCCGTATTCAAAGGCTCATCCCTTCAAATAGCGCACCCTGTGATCCCCTTGCAAAGGCTCGAAGCAGCCTGGGTCTGGATCACATTCAGACCTCATAAAAATACCTGGCCGGATAACGGTCTCCATGACTTCATGGACTTTTCAACGCTGCCCTGGCGCTTCACCGCGCCGACCTGAAAAACAGAATAACGATTGATAAGGCCTGAAAAAGGCCATTCAGCAGGCAAGGGGATCATCATGCAAAACTCACACGCTGCAGTGTCGGGTGACAATCAGGCCGTTTCATCGACGGTGAAACTGTATGTCTGGGCCGCCGTTATCCTCACCATTGCCGAAATGATCGGTGCCGTCAGTATCCCGCTGGGCCCCGGCAAGGTGGTGTTGTTGCCGATGGTGTGGGCGCTGCTGCTGGGCGCGATGATCGGCCTTGCCAGCCGCCGTATGCCAGGCACCATTGGCATCGATCACGGCACGCAACTGCGCTCGGCCTCCATCCTGCAACCTGCCCTGCTGCTTTTCATTGCCAAGCTCGGCCTGGTGGTCGGCGGCTCGCTGCCGGTGGTGTTCGCCTCCGGGTGGGCGCTGATGTTTCAGGAGTTCGGCCACTTCGTCGGCACCGTGATGCTCGGTCTGCCGGTCGCACTGATGCTCGGTATCAAGCGCGAAGCCATCGGTGCGACCTTCTCGGTCGGCCGTGAGCCGAGCCTGGCAATCATCGGCGAGCGCTATGGCATGGACTCTCCTGAAGGTCGCGGCGTATTGGCCGAGTACCTGACGGGCACCCTGTTCGGCGCGCTGTTCATTGCCATCGTCGCCGGGTTTATCGCCAGCCTGGGGATCTTCCATCCCAACTCGCTGGCGATGGGCTCAGGCATCGGTTCGGGCAGCATGATGGCCGCCGCTGCCGGGGCGATTGCCGCACAACAAACACCGGAAGTCGCCAAGGAAGTCATGACGCTGGCGGCAGCCTCGAACCTGATCACCACCACCATCGGTACCTACTTCACCCTGTTCATCTCCCTGCCACTGGCGGTCTGGGGCTATCGTGTGCTCGAGCCGCTGATCGGCCGCACCACCAAGGCATCGATGAGCGAGGAAGGCCTGCGCCACAGCGACGTGTCGCTGGAGGTGCCGGAACTGGGCTGGTCGGGCAAGATCAGTGCGTGGCTGGCTGCGGGTGCACTGGCACTGATTGCCAACTATGTCGGCTACAAGACACTGTCAGGCGATGCCTTCACCGGCATGGGCATCATGATTTTCTGTGCCTTCGTGGGTGAGGTGTTTTGCAACCTGCTTCGCCGCAAGATCCCTGCGGTGTGCATGGTGTCGCTGGTGGCAATGTTCCTGACCTCGCCAGCTTGCCCCTGGGCCGCCGAGATTGCGCGGATCACCAGTTCGATCAACCTGTTGGCGGTCATTACTCCGATGCTGACCTTCGCCGGTCTGTCGATTGCCAAGGACCTCCCGGCCTTCCGCCGTTTGGGCTGGAGGATTGTACTGGTGTCGTTCCTCGCCAACTTCGGTACGTTCATTGGCGCGGTATTGATCGCTGAGCTGTTCCATTGATCCACACTGCCTGATTCGGCGCGAGTCAGCCCAGCGCCTCGTTCACCAGCCAGTCATGCACTGCGCGACGTGACGGGGTGCTCAGCGCCCCTTCGCGATAGGCCAGCACGTATTTCTTTCTGGCCTTGATCGGATGGCCGAAGGGCACGATCAGCAAGCCCTGCTCCAGCTCATCGGTGATCAGCGCCTTACGCGCAATGGCCACGCCCATGCCCATGCGCGCGGCGTCGATGGTCAGGTGATTACGATTGAACGTGTGACCGCGACGCACATCGATGCCATCGGCACCGATGGCCGTCAGGTAGAACTCCCACTCCGCATATTCATAGCTGCCGCGCCAGGCGGTGATGTCGTGCAGCAACGGGAAGTGCACCAGCTGACTCGGCGTATCCAGCGGCGGCTTGCCCACTAGCAAGTCAGGCGAGCAGACCGCAAACAGCTCTTCCTCCAGCAAGGGCGTAGTCGACAACCCCGGATAGCTGCCGTCGTTCAGGTCGATGGCCAGATCGAAATCGTCATCACGCAACGACCCGCTGCTGTCCTCGGCAATGATACGCAACTGAATGTCGGGAAACGCCGCCTGCAAGCGTGGCAGGCGCGGCATCAGCCATTTGCTCAAGAATGATGGAATGCAACGCAGCTTGAACACCCCGCCGATACGCCCGGAATACAGCAGGCGCAGTTCTTCGCTGATACGGCTCTGCACTTCGTTGGCGACCACCGCCAGACGCTGACCTTCAGCGGTCAGCTCAAGCCCGCGCCCGACCCGGTGGAACAGCGCAAAGCCCAGGCGCTCTTCGAGCTGGCGCATCTGCTGACTGATCGCGCCGGGGGTGACGTGCAATTCTTCCGCGCAGCGGGTGAAGGACAGGTGACGGGCCGCGCAGGCGAACACCTGTAGCCAGGCGTGCATCTGTGCGTTGAAGATTCTGCTCATTGAAGAGTTCCGCTAAAGCGTTGCATAGCAACAATCGTTTGTCGTTTCGACAGCCGAAGCCAAAGATGAGTAACAGAAAAAGGGGAATACCAAATTCCCGTGCATCATCTCACCTGAAGGACCTTCGTGATGGCTATCAGCGTCTTCGACATGTTCAAAATCGGCATCGGGCCGTCCAGTTCGCACACCGTCGGGCCAATGCGCGCCGGCGCACTGTTTGTGACCGAACTGCGCAATCACAACCGGTTGCACAGCGTAGAACGAATAGAGGTGCGATTGTACGGTTCTCTGTCGGCCACGGGCATCGGTCACGGCAGCGATCGCGCAACGGTCATGGGCCTGATGGGTGAGTGGCCTGACCAGATCGACCCTAGCCAGGTCAACCAGCGCATCGACGCGCTGCGTGCCGATAACCAGCTGATGCTGGCGGGCGAACAGGCCATCACCTTCGTCTGGGAGCGGGACATGTGCCTGCTCGATGAAAGCCTCCCCTACCATCCCAATGGCATGACGCTGTGCGCCTATGGCAAGAACGGCGAACTCCACGAGCAAACCTACTATTCGGTGGGCGGCGGCTTTGTAATTGACGCCGAGCAGGCAGCCAGTGGTGTACTGGACAGTGACACGACTGTGCTGCCTTATGACTTTTTCAGCGGCGCGCAACTGCTGAGGCTGTGCAAAACCCACGGCATGAGCATTTCCGAATTGATGATGGCCAACGAAAAGGTCTGGCGCAGCGAGGAAGAAATCCGCGAGAAAATCATGGTGATCTGGGCCGCGATGCGTGCCTGCGTCGACAAGGGCCTGGTGGAAACCGGCATCCTGCCCGGTGGCCTGAACGTGCGGAGACGTGCCTACCGCCTGCATCAGAACCTGCAGAACCTGGATAACCCCAACGTGATCGGCTCGACGCTGAGCGCCATGGAATGGGTCAACCTGTTCGCCCTCGCGGTCAACGAAGAAAACGCCGCAGGCGGGCGCATGGTGACGGCGCCCACCAACGGCGCGGCTGGCATCGTGCCCGCCGTGCTGCACTACTTCATGAAATTCAAACCCACGGCCAATGACGATGACGTGGTGCGCTTTTTCCTGAGCGCCGCTGCAGTCGGCATTCTGTGCAAGAAAAACGCTTCGATTTCCGGTGCCGAAGTCGGTTGTCAGGGTGAGGTAGGATCGGCCTGCGCGATGGCCGCCGCGGGCCTGGCAGAGATCCTCGGCGCGACGCCCGAGCAGGTAGAGAACGCTGCCGAGATTGGCCTGGAGCATAATCTGGGACTGACCTGCGATCCGGTCGGCGGGCTGGTGCAGATCCCCTGCATCGAGCGCAATGCGATTGCTGCCGTGAAGGCCATCAATGCCGCCCAGATGGCCCTGCGCGGCGACGGCGAGCACCACATCTCGCTGGACCACGCCATCCGCACCATGCGCGACACCGGCGCCGACATGCACGACAAATACAAGGAAACCTCACGCGGCGGCCTGGCGGTCAACCTGATCGAGTGCTGACAGGCATTCATCGGCGTCGCGACGTATTCGAGAGCGTCAGGGACAGTACATTTCCTGCGGATGTACCGTCCTTTTCGCGAACCGGTTAGCTCTATGGCCTACGGCCAGAATCAAAGGCTGGCGTAAGCGCGCGAGCCATTCAAGCCACCGGCAAACACTGCTCCACCAGCGAGGTCCACACCGCAACGCCGGGTTCGATGACCTGGTCGTTGAAGTCGTAGTAAGGGTTGTGCAACGCCGCCGACGGCTTCTCGCCGTCGACGCCCATCCAGATGTAAGCACCCGGACAGGCGTGCAGCATGAAGGCGAAGTCTTCGGAGGCCATCGACGGGTTGCAGCCCCACTGCACGTTGGCCTCGCCCACTGCAGCGACCGCTGCACGACGGATCGTGGCTGCCGCTTTGACATGGTTTTCGGTCACCGGGTAGCCGACGTTGTAGACCAGCTCGCCGCGCACGCCGAAGGCCGTCGGCAAACGCTCGACGAACTCGCCGATCAGGCGCTGGACCTTTTCCCGCACAGGGGTTTGCAGGCAACGCACGGTGCCACGCAGCGTGGCGGTTTCCGGGATCACGTTGATCGCCTCGCCGGCATTGAACTGAGTGATGCTGACCACCGCCGAATCGAGTGGCGACAGGCGCCGGGAGACGATGGTTTGCAGCCCCAGGACCAGTTCGGCCGCGGCCACGATCGGATCGTAGCCCTTGTCCGGCATGGCCGCGTGGCTGCCTTTGCCGGTCAGGATGATTTCAAAGGTGTCGAGCGACGCCATCATCGGCCCCGGATTGATCACCACCTTGCCCG encodes:
- the hglS gene encoding 2-oxoadipate dioxygenase/decarboxylase HglS, which gives rise to MSTARFADPDQIRAGFSRAMSQMYKHEVPLYGTLMALVSEVNEQVMTHDSSVLDSLRQTGEIQRLDMERHGAIRVGTAQELATLARLFAVMGMQPVGYYDLSAAGVPVHSTAFRAVHEQALQVSPFRVFTSLLRLELIESDSLREFAGQVLGKRNIFTPGALALIDKHEADGGLSEADASEFIQQALETFRWHNTATVSLDDYQKLNTQHRLIVDVVAFRGPHINHLTPRTLDIDAVQAGMPGKGITPKAVVEGPPRRQCPILLRQTSFKALEEPIAFIGQGDSQSGSHSARFGEIEQRGAALTPKGRELYDRLLNDAREALGEFPNEANAVRYAGLLEETFKAFPDSHAEMRRQGLAYFRYFPTESGISARASGSLEQLVEAGHVRFEPLVYEDFLPVSAAGIFQSNLGDNAQAHYATNSNQQDFERALGRGTLNELDLYADTQRRSLERCARELELSSPAC
- a CDS encoding DUF3100 domain-containing protein, yielding MQNSHAAVSGDNQAVSSTVKLYVWAAVILTIAEMIGAVSIPLGPGKVVLLPMVWALLLGAMIGLASRRMPGTIGIDHGTQLRSASILQPALLLFIAKLGLVVGGSLPVVFASGWALMFQEFGHFVGTVMLGLPVALMLGIKREAIGATFSVGREPSLAIIGERYGMDSPEGRGVLAEYLTGTLFGALFIAIVAGFIASLGIFHPNSLAMGSGIGSGSMMAAAAGAIAAQQTPEVAKEVMTLAAASNLITTTIGTYFTLFISLPLAVWGYRVLEPLIGRTTKASMSEEGLRHSDVSLEVPELGWSGKISAWLAAGALALIANYVGYKTLSGDAFTGMGIMIFCAFVGEVFCNLLRRKIPAVCMVSLVAMFLTSPACPWAAEIARITSSINLLAVITPMLTFAGLSIAKDLPAFRRLGWRIVLVSFLANFGTFIGAVLIAELFH
- a CDS encoding IS110 family transposase, translating into MAMRVTLEKPIIGVDVAKNELVIYHDQYDRLEAIPNTKVAITQWLKALASSCAIAIEATNVYHVLFADAAHEAGCDIYMVDGYQLSHYRKGVNIRAKTDAQDARLLARYLKNELDELRPWIPASPLYRQLLSLFRRRAALVQARTGLVQSWTNEPFLRTAFANQVNSMKRFEALVEKKIRDVLQEAGLMRQVNRCMKVEGIGFLTAARLVTSFQRGEFSGANAFIAFLGLDLRVSKSGQSDGPRRLTKRGDPEARRLLHNAAMSGSRTPAWKPFYEEQRKRGFSTTQALVMLSRKLARVVFALLKNQSEYQTKVA
- a CDS encoding M20 aminoacylase family protein → MSISKTLIDEATVWRRTLHAAPELGFQELKTSDKVAELLSSFGIEIHRGLGGTGVVGTLRNGDGPTIGLRADMDALPIQELGDSVHKSTHKGCMHACGHDGHTAILLATARHLAETRRFRGTVHFVFQPAEENLGGAQRMIEDGLFERFPMEAIYGLHNWPGVPAGKVVINPGPMMASLDTFEIILTGKGSHAAMPDKGYDPIVAAAELVLGLQTIVSRRLSPLDSAVVSITQFNAGEAINVIPETATLRGTVRCLQTPVREKVQRLIGEFVERLPTAFGVRGELVYNVGYPVTENHVKAAATIRRAAVAAVGEANVQWGCNPSMASEDFAFMLHACPGAYIWMGVDGEKPSAALHNPYYDFNDQVIEPGVAVWTSLVEQCLPVA
- a CDS encoding L-serine ammonia-lyase, which gives rise to MAISVFDMFKIGIGPSSSHTVGPMRAGALFVTELRNHNRLHSVERIEVRLYGSLSATGIGHGSDRATVMGLMGEWPDQIDPSQVNQRIDALRADNQLMLAGEQAITFVWERDMCLLDESLPYHPNGMTLCAYGKNGELHEQTYYSVGGGFVIDAEQAASGVLDSDTTVLPYDFFSGAQLLRLCKTHGMSISELMMANEKVWRSEEEIREKIMVIWAAMRACVDKGLVETGILPGGLNVRRRAYRLHQNLQNLDNPNVIGSTLSAMEWVNLFALAVNEENAAGGRMVTAPTNGAAGIVPAVLHYFMKFKPTANDDDVVRFFLSAAAVGILCKKNASISGAEVGCQGEVGSACAMAAAGLAEILGATPEQVENAAEIGLEHNLGLTCDPVGGLVQIPCIERNAIAAVKAINAAQMALRGDGEHHISLDHAIRTMRDTGADMHDKYKETSRGGLAVNLIEC
- a CDS encoding LysR substrate-binding domain-containing protein; the protein is MSRIFNAQMHAWLQVFACAARHLSFTRCAEELHVTPGAISQQMRQLEERLGFALFHRVGRGLELTAEGQRLAVVANEVQSRISEELRLLYSGRIGGVFKLRCIPSFLSKWLMPRLPRLQAAFPDIQLRIIAEDSSGSLRDDDFDLAIDLNDGSYPGLSTTPLLEEELFAVCSPDLLVGKPPLDTPSQLVHFPLLHDITAWRGSYEYAEWEFYLTAIGADGIDVRRGHTFNRNHLTIDAARMGMGVAIARKALITDELEQGLLIVPFGHPIKARKKYVLAYREGALSTPSRRAVHDWLVNEALG